From the Lemur catta isolate mLemCat1 chromosome 1, mLemCat1.pri, whole genome shotgun sequence genome, the window CAGGCCACAGGCTGACCAACTATGCTAGGACTATGTTCGTTGCTCAACTCTTAGTTTCGGATCCAGAGGCAAACTCAAATCTCAGAGAAGTTTTGCATTTAGTTGAAAATTGTAACCCTTTATAACAGGGCACTTTGGCTCAGGATCCATTTTTTAGTTTCTGAAACACACTCTAAAAGGTTTCCACTTCCTGGCGGGCGATAACTAGGTACAAAGGCCTAAACTAACCACTCCCTTTCTGGAAAGGCTGGCTGCGGACACTACCCCTACTCCTTCCCATTTCCGGATGAAAAAAACTCCTTTCATACGCCTCCGCAGTGCTTACCTCGAAACTGTGCTTGACGAAAGATTTGGAATAGAAAAAACGATGAAACAACACCTGCCCGGTTGCCATCGCCACCTGCAGACAAGAGAGGAGAACGGAAGCGCCGGGGTCAGGCGGGCCCGCACCAGGCGCCGCCGCCATTTTGTGCCGCCGctcacttcccctccccctcccgccgCCGCGAACAGCCCGCAGCCGGGTCCcgcccccgcgcccgcgccccgccACGGCCGGAGTTGCAGGCCCCGAGCGAGCCATCCCCGCCCTTCTGGGACACGGCGGCCCTGGCACGCAGCGTGGTGGGCGGCGGGGAGGCGAGTCGCGCCTGGCCGGCCTGGGGCCGGAGCACTGACCTGCGGCAGCCGGAGGAGGATGCCGGCGGCCTGAATGAGCTCGCAGCCCAGGATGCGCAAGTCTGTCTCGCTCGGCAGGTCGAGCCCGTCCTGCATGGACGGGGTGGGCGACAGTCTCTCCTCCGGAATCAGCGAGTGGTCGATGGTGAGCGAAACTTCCGAGTACAGGCGGTCACCGATCAAGATCCCTCCCGTCGTGGTCGTCGTCGTGGTCGTCGTCCCGGAGCTGGAGCCGCCCGCGCTTGGGGCGGCCGACGAGGCGGCGGCGGCTGTCGCCGTCGGGTGAGGCCCGGACGCCATACTCTCTGCGAGCTGCACGCAAGCCCAACGCAGCCGGAACCCGAAGCGAGACTAACCGGCGTTCTCGGCGCGACGGATATTCCCTTGACCGCCGGGTTGGGCCGCTTCACGCAGCGTGCGCTTCCGCCCTGACGTCACCACGTCCGGCCGGCGCGCTAACTAGTCCCTTCGGGCCGCGCCTCCCCCTCGGCGTCTCCGTACGTACCGAGGGGTCCGGTGCTGCCAGGGACTCGCGCCATCTGTCCGCGTAGGGCCCCGAGTGGTCCTGGAGACTATGTCTAGCTAAAGCAGGTCCGAATCGCCTCGTTTGTTATATATTGAGCCACAAAAATAATGAGGGAGCTTACAAGATATGTTATTCCTAAAATAGAGTTGGCAACTTCACAGTCATTGTGGCCCGATTTTAGGCATTTGCGCTCCATCGCTCGTCCTCTCCTAACTTTTCGCATTTGCGCGGCGCGTGTGCAGGGTGTACCAAGAGGAACCCGCTTTAGCGGCTGAGAATGGTAACTGATGTGCACGGACGAGCTTGTAACTTAAAGTGACGTGACCCCCAAGGAATCTGTAGAGGGCTACTCtacagtatttttattaatagaaaacatgTCTCTGAATGGTATCGGTTCCCCCAAAAAGCTCTCCGAGGAGTGTGTGGCGCCCAGAAGTGTGGAAGTAGGGCTGAGGCGTAGTAATGACTGGGAGGGGACTGCTTTTGCAGCGCGGCTTGTGAAACTCCTGCGCCACCAGTCAGCGATACTGTCACAGCTTTCAGTAATCTGGAAATTCCCTACTTTCCAAAAATAGTTTTAGGGCGAGGACCTTACAAAGGTAATTTGTTTATGCCCGGGAGTCTCATATATTCATACATGGTTATTGAAAGTAGGCACAATGGAAGAAACCAATCTCATGTTTTTTTCTCGGTGATATTAACTAGCAATTCCCAAAACTTCCTAAAATTTGAAGTGAAAAATACTGATACTGATCTAAATTACTAGAATCTAGAGTTGGAAGGAAAGGAATACGTCGCGGTTTACTCTTgtggctcagaaaatgataccctaAAAACTGGAGCTTTCACATTCAGAGAGGCCTTAGAAGCTGCTTCTGGGTTTTGTTTCTCCTGCTTCCCCAAGCGCTGGGAGATACTCTTTCTCTGACGAAGAAAGCTTGTTTCCAAAAGTAACACCATTAAttgccttcctctcctccctgaaATCTCATTGTCTCAGAAAAGACAGGAATGAAACCACACCTAGAAGGACTTTTTCACAAGTTTGTGCCTCCCTCTCTGGCTCATTGAAATTGCAaagagaatatctttttttttttttttgaaacaaaagtctcactttgttgccctggctagagtgcccttggcgtcagcctagctcacagcaacctcaaattcatgggctcaaacaatcctactgcctcagcctcctgagtagctgggactacaggcatgcaccaccatgtccggctaattttttctgtatatttttagttgtccagctaatttctttctatttttagtagaaatggggtcagGCTCTTGCTAAGGcgggtctggaactcctgagctcaaaggatccacccacttgggcctcccagagtgctaggatgacaggtgtgagctatCACGCCCGCCCTGGAAGAGAATCTCTTACAAGTTAATTTCTGTCTAATCCCTAATTATCATTTGCTGCCCCTCAAAAGAACTGTCTACATTCTCCATCTCCACTCTCCCTTATGAAAAAAAGGTATATATAAGCTTttgtaggctgggcgcggtgggtcacgcctgtaatcctagcactctgggaggccgaggctggaggatcccttgaggtcaggagttggagaccagcttgtgcaagagtgagaccctgtctctactaaaaatagaaagaaattatctagacaactgaaaataaatagaaaaattagccaggcatggtggtgcatgcctgtagtcccagctactcggaaggctaaggcaggaggatcgcttgaggccaggaatttgatgttgctgtgagctaggctgacgctgtggcactgtagcccaggcaacagagtgaaactgtttcaaaaaataaaaataaaataaaataataaaataaagcttttgtGCCCAATTAGGTTATTGGGTAATCATTTTGTGATTCCCCTGTGTTATGCACGTTTAAATAAAACTTGCATGCCTTttctattaatctgccttttgccagttgatttttcagcaaaattTCAGAGAGTGAAAAAGTTTTCTCTTGGCCCCTAGAACTCCAGCCATCTTTTTATCCCATGCTGAAGCTCTGAGACTTTGTCCACGGATGAGAAACCTCATTATCTCTCTATTACACAGCATGGGTTTTTTGTTTAAGGcttaatttttgttattacaaTAGAATTAGGGGTTTAAGTTGAATTCTGGTACATGTGTAATGTATATTGTATAGTGGAGAAGTCTGAGcttttgtacccatcacctgaatagtgtacattgtaccccataggtaatattttctctctcaccCTTTCCTACCCT encodes:
- the CCNL1 gene encoding cyclin-L1 isoform X2 — translated: MASGPHPTATAAAASSAAPSAGGSSSGTTTTTTTTTGGILIGDRLYSEVSLTIDHSLIPEERLSPTPSMQDGLDLPSETDLRILGCELIQAAGILLRLPQVAMATGQVLFHRFFYSKSFVKHSFEIVAMACINLASKIEEAPRRIRDVINVFHHLRQLRGKRTPSPLILDQNYINTKNQVIKAERRVLKELGFCVHVKHPHKIIVMYLQVLECERNQTLVQTAWVVHDGIT